The genomic DNA gaggccgaggccgcggccgtggcggcgtcgCGTCGGCGCCGTCCAAGGCCGCCGCGCGCAAGGCGTCCCGCGTCGCGGCCCCGCCGCCCAAGGTCACCGAGGCCGAGCTCACGCGCCGCCGCGAGGAGGAGAGGCTCCGCCTCGagcgggaggcggaggcagcCAAGAAGCGGGCCGCCCGgatggccgaggaggaggagtacgAGCGCGTCGTCCTAGTCGCCAACACCAACAGGGACGACTCCCTCATCGAGGCCAGGTCGGTAGAGGAGGCCATCGCGCGGATGTCGGTTGTCGATCCGCAGGCGGCACTGCCCGCTGACAAGCATCCTGAGCGGCGCCTCAAGTCGTCCTTCAAGGTACAataatttgaccaaaatttgtcATCCCCCTTTACTCTAAATTGTTTCCAGCTATTTGAAACTTTGTAAATCATTGAGAAAATATAAATCTACAATTCTAGATATGTTGGAAAAATCAAACTGTTGTCTAATTCTACCATTGAATGGTCATTAGGTTATATGCTAGTGTTTGGTTCATCTGACCTGTGAGGCTGTGCAATTGAAAAGGTTAAAAATGATTTAGTAATTGGCCAAGTGTTTCCTGTGATGTATGGCTTATCTTCATCAGTAGATACAATTAACTTTGATTTTTTTCTAAAGTAGGAGGCGGATGGGGTCAATACCTGATCCATTAGGTGTAACAGACTTCTTGTAGACAATGTCTTCATGGTTGAGATGCGATATCAAAATCAATACTGCAATAGGATTGTACATTTTTTTCCTGCTCTAGGCTGTTCCTGCTTGTGATTGTCCTCAGGAATATGCATATGCATAATGCCTTTTGGTTTGATTCCTACTTTGTCATGGTATCAAAATTTGAGAATTGGAAAAAATGTACAATAGTAGCTGATAAGCGACGCATTTAGACTTAATATAGCATTTCAGTTGATTTGGTTCAAACCTAGGAAGTAACGTGTCATGTATATTAGAAGTAAAAATATCTAAGTTTTCAAAGATTACACTCATTATCTTCTATATTCACTACTTGAATTTGGAATACAGTGTAAGTGTAACTGACAGGTAGATACATATTTAATTACCTGGCTTTCAATAAGGCAGTGTGTTCTGTTCTGCATGGTTATGTTTTCAACTTGGTCTGATTATTTTTTCAACTTCAGTAGGCATTTGATTCAACAACTGTTTGATAGGACATTTAACTCAACCACTCTTTGATATGACATTTGGTGCTGAAATGCATTTGAAACAATCCTTGTGACAGGCATTTGAAGAGGCAGAACTCCCAAAGCTGAAGGAAGAAAAGCCAGGCCTAACACTGAATCAGTACAAGGACATGATATGGAAATTATGGAAGAAATCTCCAGACAATCCTCTTAACCAGGTTTGCTTACATAAGATATTTACCACAACTTCTATCTGCTGGACATGTTTTTCCCTATGTCATAGGTCATTTTTAGTTAATCTGATTTATGTGAACCTGCCGTCATCAGCATCAAGACATTTAAATTGAAATTGTCACTTAATCTCATCAAATTTTTCTGGTGGTTTGTGTGGACACATCTAAAAAAGAATGGAAGCAAACTTGCATATAAGCTACTCATGAGGGCATTACTGTTTAAAATATCATCATGCAGTGATAACTAAATTTTTAGGAATGATAACTTTGTTTCATGTTGGCCTTCGGGAGCAGAAATGGCTATGCATATTATATTATGTGTATAGAGTGATGTAGTTCTGAGTTCTAATCCTGAAACAAATATTTATGTGCAGGCTGCTGAGTGATGCTGCTTTCCTACTGAACTGTCTGAGTAATTTGAGGCAAGTCTTCAATGTTTGTGACTTATGTGGGCTCATTCAACTGCTGTAAAGTTTCATGAACCATAGCATATTGGAGACCAATCCCCAAGCAGGACTGGATGAGCAGCAGAGCTTGAGCTAGGCAGATGTTCAGTTTCTCGGCTAATAATCACCAAACTGCAGCGATGTATATTGATTTAAGATTCTGTTCAGTTTCCTTTTTGTGCTTAATATGGTTGAACCATGTTTGTACCCCAAACATAGTTCGGGTGTAATAGTACCTTTGAATTTTGAACAAATTGGTGCACTGGGCTGAACCATGATATGTCATTGAGTTACAGAGGCAACCCTTTACTTATTTGGCTTAACCTTTCTATTGGATTTAATACGGCTCCGTAGTTGCTGCTGATAGTTTGTGTTGTCGTACCTTGTGTATGCAAGTTACCAAGTTAAAATATGATGCAGTTTTCTTATTTGGAGATTGTCAGATGTGGTTGCCCAATGAGGCAATGACACttaaattttgaaaataattGTGCAATGGGCTTAACAGTGATACTGCCATTTGCTTGCTTGGAGATTATCAGATGACAGCATTAGATAGATCAGTATAGTCGCACGTTTGGAGTGAGGAACCGACGTACTTTCAAGCGAGTTGAACTGCAAGCTGTAGAAGCTTCCTTCTTACTTAATTTTGATCAATTCAACAGAGTTTCAATTGCTATATCTCCGCCGGCGGTTGATTTCTCTCTCTCGAGGAGTGGCTTCTTGGTTGTCATGGTTGCTCTCTCCCTTTCTTTGGTTAGTATTGTATATAGTTGCACTTGCCTTTTCTTTAAATTTCCCGGCAGAGTTCTTGCCGTCCTTttcgggggaaaaaaaaagataaagtcGTGCATTGCGCAGTGTTACTCAATGTACATATAATGCCATTGTACAACAGCACAAGGAATAACATGTTGAGTTTCTCAACAACGCAGGAGTAAAAAAATATAGCCGAGCTTGTACGGGCAGCGAGCGGAACATATTTTGGAGCCGCTTCTCAATGCTGCATTGCCTCATTATCTGCAGAAGACTGCAGGGGTGGCGACCTGTTAGTGTAGATTGCAGGGGCACCCGCGAGAGCCATCCGTGCTAATTGAGCATGGCCTATTGGAGGAAGTCCATCTTAACATCAGTGACGTCGAGTTGCAAAATCTCAGCTCTGCACCCAAATATGGCTCCGATACTGCAACAGCAATGGAACGAGGGCTAAACATGCATCTTTTTTATTTCATGGGACCACAGTAAGCTACTGTAAATGTGACTGTAGGCAAATGACAAGGCtaaataaaggaaaagaaaagagaatgaTACCTGGGGTGCGTGCGTCCAAGATCGCCGTGCACGAATTCCTTGATGTATGTTCCAGCCTATGAGCATATAACAGTGGATTATGAGAAAGAGCAAACAGAACACTGAATGCACATTTGGGCCTCACTTTTTATGCATTCTCCTAGCAATATCTACTAAAAAAGGAATTGAACCTCTGGAACATTTTATAATCCATCTTGTTTTGCAGAAAAACAAACATACAGCCACCAATGATAATGATATACAGTGAAATTATCTGTGGAAAATGGCAAGATGGTTGCAGTACCAACCTGCGTGCATAGATGCAACAAGTAATAGTTTGAGCTGCCTTTGACTTTCTCAATCTCCATCCTGATGGACAAGAATACTGCTGCTCAGATTATGCCCATTTTTGAATAGTGGAATATATATAAAGCTGAGGCTCACCAGTGTATAATACGTTTCCGCTCTAATGGGCTTCTACGGTGAAGTACTCTTATTGGGGTCTTCTGTACAATTTCCTACAACAGAGCCACGAGAATACCGTCACATGTTATGACACAAATTTTATTGAACAAAGAAATTACAGAACATCAATCGAGACAATACTTTGCAGGTTTGGGCATACCATATCCTTCGTAACAGATATATTATGTAGATCATTTTCCGCCAATTCACGAGAAGTCCATATAAGGGCAGTATATTGCTTCTGCAATATATAGTAAAATAAGCCTTAATTGTCAAGGCAACATATAGGTTCAGCAATTCAGTTGGTAATGCAACATGGCAGgaccaaaaaagaaaatagattGAAGGAAGCCAGTAACAAATCTAGCATCATTCAGCACAATGATATTGTCCTCAATTGCATGTAGTACCTGTTTCTCTGATTCCCCTTCACGCATCATTGTCCATATTTCATTGCCTACCAACTTGAGATTTCGGACTCTGACCTACGAAATGATGAAATAAGCAAATCATATGCAATCCAAATGCGTTTCAGTTTGTGCATCCTCTACGATTTTGATTCAGTCTCAGGATTCAGCTTACATATTTCTTTTCAGAGTTGTTAATTCTGTCTTCAATTTGTTGAACTTCAATTTCAGATGGGATGGAACGAACGTTCAATAGTTCAACTAGAAATGGACGACCAGATCCAAGCATCCGTACCTGCATATATGATATGTTCAGCATAGCAAATATCAACAGGCACAGTTCCAGAATCCAGATCATAACATTACATCAATGTCTTCTCTTCCAGCAGCATGGAACTTGCAGCTATCACCTCTGCAGATGACACGGATGTTCTCCCCAATTATCTCCTAAAAAGGTTACAGAGCTGGTTAGGAGCAGCACTCCTTTTTTGGAAGGAGAGTGAGAGACAAGCTTACCTCAACTGAAGCTTCCCCCATTCTCTCATCATCTATTATCCAACATGATTGACTGACATTCCTTGACAGCTGGCAACGAAGAATAGTATCATTAGGGAACAGGAACCtagtgaaataaaaaaaaaaggtatacATACAATTATCTGCTATGAATGATGATGCAGGTTGGATAAAGGATTAACTGTGCACACCTTCAAATACCTTCCACCAATATATATAGGGGATCTCATGCAAGATATCACAAGATGGCAGGGTTTGGACACCTGAAATGATCGAAATAGATGACAAAAAAGTTGGTATAAATGTTTTCCTATTCCTTAGAACAATCGATATAATAGAGCAGAGAGTAATCACCTTTTCCGGAGGCAACTGAATTAAATTACATAATTCTTGATCTTGGATGCCCTCAAGAGTCTTGTAGATGAATGAATCTGATTCACTTATTTGTTTATTGTTGCCATCTGTTGAATTTCTTTTATGAGCCTCATTTGAAGTATCACTTCCATTTCTTGAATCTGTTatatcacaaaaaaaaacatcaattgGAGAACAAATCTGATGTCTTAGCTTTTAAATAGAATAAAGTATTGGGTTGAAAAATGTGCGCCAGTATAATGAAACCTGTTTTCCTTTTACGGCCGTGCTCATTCGGCAATAAACTATGAAGCTTCTGTGAAGCATCATCATGAGTATATGTCAAGCGAATTCTAAACGAACAGTTATCATGTTTGGCATTCTGCAACAATTCAGCCAACCATGTTGAGGTAAGAGAACAAGCAACTGTTAATTTCAGAACCTGGTATCACAGTGAAGTCACGAAAACACTAACCATTTGTTTCTCGAGTGATGGCACCATCAAAAGTCGCAAGGCTTCCTTCACTGACATGATTTGTTGTGGAAACATTTTGTCCTTGAACCAATTCTCATTGCCAAATTTTTGTTTCATGTACAATCTGTTCAGGTAAAAGCCAACATGTTATACAAACACTGATGCGTTACCACATGTTTCGTAGCAATAGAGAAGGCATGAATTTGCATTTAACTATCCATTAAGAGTTGAAGACTAAATATGGCCCAGTGCTATGAAACTTTCGCTAGTTGAACAAAGTTGTGATGGCACTTATTTACAATATATGATTGTATCAAGCACCCCTTATAGATTGAATCTGTATTGTTAAGTAGAGATGCTTACCTAACCGCACGCTCATTAGCAGCTATGACTGGAGGCAGTGAAATTTCTAGAGAGAACTCGTCAACTAGGTAACTCTCCTTTTGCACTACTTGAGATATCATTGAAGAGATGCTGTCAATGTGAAAACCGCCATGGGACGTTTCTACACCCTCTTCTCGATGCCAGGCTGGCAGCAATACTCCCAAGCAGACAGAGCAGTAGGAATCATCTGCTGACAGACATGAACATGACCCTCCTTTTATGGAATTGTCATGCTCCTCAAGAAACGAATGCAAAACTGATGCCGTAAGAGATGCAAATGAGCAGGCACTGCTATAGGCTCCGAGCAGGCGCAGGATGCAGCGCACACAGACCTGCAATACAACAGAGTGTTCAACGTGTTTCT from Setaria italica strain Yugu1 chromosome VII, Setaria_italica_v2.0, whole genome shotgun sequence includes the following:
- the LOC101756153 gene encoding putative tRNA pseudouridine synthase Pus10, which translates into the protein MAEEEARSILERAAESSFPPLHAVHHLLSVGVCVRCILRLLGAYSSACSFASLTASVLHSFLEEHDNSIKGGSCSCLSADDSYCSVCLGVLLPAWHREEGVETSHGGFHIDSISSMISQVVQKESYLVDEFSLEISLPPVIAANERAVRLYMKQKFGNENWFKDKMFPQQIMSVKEALRLLMVPSLEKQMNAKHDNCSFRIRLTYTHDDASQKLHSLLPNEHGRKRKTDSRNGSDTSNEAHKRNSTDGNNKQISESDSFIYKTLEGIQDQELCNLIQLPPEKVSKPCHLVISCMRSPIYIGGRYLKLSRNVSQSCWIIDDERMGEASVEEIIGENIRVICRGDSCKFHAAGREDIDVRMLGSGRPFLVELLNVRSIPSEIEVQQIEDRINNSEKKYVRVRNLKLVGNEIWTMMREGESEKQKQYTALIWTSRELAENDLHNISVTKDMEIVQKTPIRVLHRRSPLERKRIIHWMEIEKVKGSSNYYLLHLCTQAGTYIKEFVHGDLGRTHPSIGAIFGCRAEILQLDVTDVKMDFLQ
- the LOC101755753 gene encoding LOW QUALITY PROTEIN: coiled-coil domain-containing protein 124-like (The sequence of the model RefSeq protein was modified relative to this genomic sequence to represent the inferred CDS: inserted 1 base in 1 codon) encodes the protein MPKKMGVNSKAEAARERRSATEADRRDRQERAKEEQYWAEAEGPKSRAARRREEDAEKRAEAAARKAENRRLAEAEAAAVAASRRXPSKAAARKASRVAAPPPKVTEAELTRRREEERLRLEREAEAAKKRAARMAEEEEYERVVLVANTNRDDSLIEARSVEEAIARMSVVDPQAALPADKHPERRLKSSFKAFEEAELPKLKEEKPGLTLNQYKDMIWKLWKKSPDNPLNQAAE